Proteins from one Brevibacillus humidisoli genomic window:
- a CDS encoding class II fumarate hydratase produces the protein MKMRTNQEDQAVEMRISRDTLGEVQIPQDVYYDAQTQRAVENFPISGLRLPRAFIRAQGIIKASAAAANMAVGSLPREIGEVIQQVAEEVAEGKWDDQFVVDVFQAGAGTSQNMNANEVIANLANERLGGKKGEFIRVHPNDHVNMAQSTNDTIHVAINISAYTELTERLLPTLRELVDSLRQKQQEFQPIFKSGRTHLQDAVPIRLGQEFGGYAQTLANCEQSLHRSSKALLEIGIGGNAVGTGINAHPDYPQRAVQEIARRTGHPFRQPVDRFAFMQNTSAAIQSSHALKELAIHLIKITSDLRLLSSGPRTGLAELQLPAVQPGSSIMPGKVNPVMLEMVYMVASQVIGNDATITAAGMGSQLEINVMMPVIAFNMLFSIDILTQALRVLRERCIEGIAADEQRCSSYVEQSLALATSLNPLIGYEKAAEIAKQAYREGKTIREIAGRETGLSLEQLAEHLDPQRHV, from the coding sequence ATGAAAATGAGAACGAATCAGGAGGATCAGGCTGTGGAAATGAGGATAAGTCGGGATACGTTGGGAGAAGTGCAAATTCCCCAGGATGTTTATTACGACGCGCAAACTCAGAGGGCTGTGGAGAATTTTCCAATCAGTGGGCTGCGCCTACCGCGTGCATTCATCCGTGCACAAGGGATCATCAAAGCTTCAGCAGCCGCAGCCAATATGGCTGTGGGCAGCCTGCCGCGTGAGATTGGTGAAGTGATTCAGCAGGTCGCCGAAGAAGTAGCCGAGGGAAAATGGGACGATCAATTCGTGGTTGATGTGTTTCAGGCAGGGGCAGGCACATCACAAAATATGAACGCCAATGAAGTCATCGCCAACCTGGCCAATGAACGCCTGGGTGGAAAAAAAGGAGAATTTATACGAGTACACCCGAATGACCATGTGAACATGGCACAGTCGACAAACGATACGATCCATGTCGCCATAAACATTAGTGCCTATACGGAACTGACTGAACGATTACTCCCCACCCTGCGTGAGTTGGTTGACAGTCTGCGCCAAAAACAACAGGAGTTCCAACCGATCTTCAAATCGGGGCGTACTCATCTACAGGATGCTGTTCCGATCCGGTTGGGTCAGGAGTTCGGCGGCTATGCACAGACGCTCGCTAACTGTGAGCAGAGTCTTCACCGCAGCTCTAAGGCACTGCTCGAGATCGGGATCGGTGGAAATGCTGTCGGTACAGGCATTAACGCCCATCCTGATTACCCCCAACGGGCTGTACAGGAGATTGCACGCCGCACCGGTCATCCGTTTCGCCAGCCCGTCGATCGGTTTGCTTTTATGCAAAATACGTCTGCTGCTATCCAGAGCAGCCACGCACTGAAAGAGTTGGCGATTCATCTGATCAAGATCACCAGCGACTTGCGCTTGCTAAGTTCAGGCCCGCGCACCGGCCTTGCCGAACTACAGCTTCCGGCCGTGCAACCAGGCTCCTCCATCATGCCTGGAAAGGTAAATCCGGTTATGTTGGAAATGGTCTACATGGTGGCCAGCCAGGTGATTGGCAATGATGCGACCATTACTGCAGCAGGAATGGGCAGCCAACTGGAGATTAATGTGATGATGCCGGTCATTGCTTTTAATATGTTGTTTTCGATTGACATTCTCACTCAGGCGCTCCGTGTACTGCGCGAACGCTGTATCGAGGGAATTGCAGCAGACGAGCAGCGCTGCTCATCTTATGTGGAGCAAAGTTTGGCGCTGGCGACATCGCTCAACCCCTTGATCGGCTATGAAAAAGCTGCGGAGATCGCCAAACAAGCGTATCGTGAAGGGAAGACGATCCGCGAGATTGCCGGCAGAGAGACCGGGTTGAGTCTTGAGCAGTTGGCGGAACATCTCGATCC
- a CDS encoding D-alanyl-D-alanine carboxypeptidase family protein has translation MLQHLLKLILCINVLILPFFHAGTAGAAGNDTLAPEEINGEAAILIDATSGDPLFEKNPDQRLYPASITKIATGIYAIENGNPDDIVTVSKRARYEEGTRVYLAEGEEVTLRKLEYGLLMNSGNDAATAIAEHLAGSVERFSEQLNEYLQEKTGVEDTHFTNAHGLHDPDHYTTASDMAKITQYAMKNPTFREIVGTKTLPWEGEEWNTVIVNHNKMLWRYEGATGVKNGFTDQARNTLVVSAKRGETELIAVTMKAPSSELAYSDVTKLLDFGFAHYETKQVAKAGETFASTTVDQQGRHLQYFAEHDLYVAAPIGETYRKKVTADGQLLLQFSGGTEYRRSLKPKQLPPVQPAASKQTDKQSAPSAGQQAAKYAIFVTWFLLNLFLVFYLYARRNRKRKMMKKWYNHSFLGKN, from the coding sequence ATGCTCCAACATTTACTAAAGCTTATTCTGTGTATAAACGTACTGATCTTACCCTTTTTTCATGCAGGAACTGCCGGTGCCGCAGGGAATGATACCCTCGCACCTGAAGAGATAAACGGAGAAGCGGCGATTCTGATCGATGCTACATCGGGTGATCCGCTGTTTGAAAAAAATCCTGACCAACGACTGTACCCGGCTAGTATCACCAAAATTGCCACCGGCATTTATGCGATTGAAAACGGAAATCCCGACGATATTGTTACTGTATCGAAACGGGCCAGATACGAAGAGGGGACACGTGTCTACCTGGCAGAAGGCGAAGAGGTGACGCTGCGCAAACTGGAATACGGGCTGTTGATGAACTCCGGTAATGATGCAGCGACCGCCATCGCGGAACACTTGGCGGGCAGTGTTGAGCGATTCAGTGAGCAGTTGAATGAATATTTGCAGGAGAAAACCGGAGTGGAGGATACTCATTTCACCAACGCTCACGGATTGCACGATCCAGACCACTATACTACCGCATCTGATATGGCCAAGATTACCCAATACGCGATGAAAAATCCAACATTCCGTGAGATTGTGGGGACCAAGACACTCCCTTGGGAGGGTGAGGAATGGAATACGGTAATTGTCAACCACAACAAGATGCTTTGGCGTTACGAAGGAGCAACTGGTGTGAAAAACGGTTTTACCGATCAGGCCCGTAACACACTGGTCGTTTCGGCCAAGCGAGGAGAGACAGAACTGATTGCCGTCACCATGAAAGCTCCATCAAGTGAATTGGCATACAGCGATGTAACCAAACTGCTTGATTTCGGTTTTGCTCACTATGAAACGAAGCAGGTAGCCAAAGCAGGCGAAACGTTTGCTTCGACCACAGTGGACCAGCAGGGACGCCACCTGCAGTATTTTGCGGAACACGATCTGTACGTCGCAGCTCCAATCGGTGAGACATATCGGAAAAAGGTGACGGCAGACGGTCAACTGCTTCTCCAGTTTTCAGGAGGAACGGAGTACCGACGATCATTGAAGCCAAAGCAGCTGCCTCCTGTCCAGCCAGCCGCATCGAAACAAACGGACAAGCAGTCGGCACCATCAGCCGGCCAACAAGCAGCCAAGTACGCGATTTTTGTCACCTGGTTTCTCCTCAATCTCTTTCTCGTTTTCTACCTTTATGCAAGGCGGAACAGAAAGAGAAAGATGATGAAAAAATGGTACAACCACTCATTTTTAGGTAAAAATTAA